A window of Macaca mulatta isolate MMU2019108-1 chromosome 7, T2T-MMU8v2.0, whole genome shotgun sequence genomic DNA:
agaggttgcagtgaggcgagatcgcaccactgcactccagcctaggcgacagagcaagactccatctggaaaaaaaaaaaaaaaaattggccctACTCTAGACCTACTTAGAATTTCCCTGCGGTAGGCCTGATAATCTGCAATTTTTAACAAGGGTGACCATCAGGTAATTCCGATGCTCACAACAGTTCAAACACCTCGACAGAGCATTTTCGTAACTTGCCCACGCGTTcttcagtggcagagctggagcgCAAACCGGGGGCTTCAGATGCTAAGTCCAGGCTCTTGACAGCTCATTGGAGACGCTGGAATCACCTTCACTGCGCCTGTATCAGCGCCCGCCACACAGGCGCACAATAAACCTTCccagagtgaatgaatgaatgaatgactcatCCAGCCCCAGCTGCTTCCGGTGGGTCGGGGGcgtggtgagaccctgtttcagtGGGGGGAGGGCTATGCATTGCTGAGACACCGATTTGCAGACTTTGACCCTGTCGCTTTCAGAAAAGCCACTGGCAGAAGATCCGAACCATGGTCAATCTGCCGGTCATAAGCCCTTTCAAGAAGCGCTACGCCTGGGTGCAGCTGGCAGGGCACACAGGTGAGCCGCGGGGCGGGTGGGCAGGTGCCCGCGACGGGAAGGGGCTGAGCGGCGCTGACGGATGCAGGTCCACAGGGAGTTTTAAGGCGGCGGGCACCAGCGGGCTGATCCTGAAGCGCTGCTCGGAGCCGGAGCGCTACTGCCTGGCGAGGCTGATGGCTGACGCGCTGCGCGGCTGCGTGCCTGCCTTCCACGGCGTGGTGGAGCATGACGGCGAAAGCTACCTGCAGCTGCAGGACCTACTAGATGGCTTCGACGGGCCCTGTGTGCTCGACTGCAAAATGGGCGTCAGGTATGCGTGCCCTGCCAGGTTGGTTGGGGGATCAAGTGGGGGTCCGGGGCTGGGACAACTGCTTGAGGGGGTCCCGGGGCGAGAGCTCGAAGGGGTCTCCGTGTGCGCCCCCTTATGCCCTGGCCGCTGCCCGCGCCCGCATAGGACTTACCTAGAGGAGGAGCTGACCAAGGCCCGTGAGCGGCCCAAGCTACGGAAGGACATGTACAAGAAGATGCTGGCGGTGGACCCTGAAGCGCCCACTGAGGAGGAGCACGCGCAGCGCGCAGTCACCAAGCCACGCTACATGCAGTGGCGGGAAGGCATCAGCTCCAGCACCACGCTCGGCTTCCGCATCGAGGGCATCAAGGTGGGGCAGGCGCGCTTCGACTGGCACCGCCCCAGCCCCACTGCGCCCTGTCTTTCCCGATCTGTCGGTGCCCACCTCCTCCGCTCCCGCCCTGCCTGCCCCTCCGCCCTCTCCCACCGCCTCGCAGTCCCCTGCAACTGGGAGGTACCACTGCCCTAGGCTGTCCTCTTCCCCACTGGCGGGCCTGGGGCCCCTGACACTCCTGTCCCACCTCCAGAAAGCGGACGGTTCCTGCAGCACCGACTTCAAGACTACGCGAAGCCGGGAGCAGGTGCTTCGCGTCTTTGAAGAGTTTGTGCAAGGAGACGAGGAAGTGCTGGTGAGAGCGGGATCTCAACCCTGAGGTGTTAGGGAGCCTGAAACTAGGGACTGCCCCTGTCATCTGGCCCAGTGCCCTCAGCTGTGTCCCCACCGTGGCCTTCACCACACTGGGTCGCAACTGCTCTAGGCTCCTTCCCTTCTGGGCCACGCCGGGCGGCGTCCTGGGTCTTCCTCACAGCGGCATTTGCCAAGCCCAGCCTGGGTCCCGGCTCCTTATCGTTAGCAGGGGCTCACTTGGCGTTTAATTAACTTGCCCTCCTCTCCCACCCACCCTCTGCAGAGGCGGTATCTGAACCGCCTGCAGCAGATCCGGGACACCCTGGAGGTCTCTGAGTTCTTCAGGAGGCACGAGGTAAGCCGTGGCCGCCTGGGTGCCTGGCCGCGAGGGCTAGGGCGGGAACCCGGCGGGGGCGTCTCTGGGCAGGGCCGCGGCCTGACCATGCGGGGCTCGCAGGTGATCGGCAGCTCGCTCCTCTTTGTGCACGATCACTGCCATCGCGCCGGCGTGTGGCTCATCGACTTCGGCAAGACCACGCCCCTCCCCGATGGCCAGATCCTGGACCACCGGCGGCCCTGGGAGGAGGGCAATCGCGAGGACGGCTATTTGCTGGGGCTGGACAATCTCATTGGCATCCTGGCCAGCCTGGCTGAGAGATGAGGCTGGACTCCTGTCCCCGTGGGCCGCCGCCCTGACATGTGGACCTGCAGCTTTGTCCCCACCGTGCATGCCGGCTTGAGACTGGAGCCCCGCGGTGCAGGGCAGTTCACCGGGTCCGGCAGGGCCAGGTGCCAACCACTAAGGGGGGGCACTGCCAATGCCAGGGGTTTCGCCCACCCCGGGCCCCAGCGTTCCCAGAGCCAAATGACACTAACTTATAGGAGGGGAGGGGGCAAAGGGCTTCTTCCTCAGGCCAGCTTTTCTGAGGAGGCTCTGCTCTCTCCAGAGGGGCCAGACCGTGGATTTTATTTAGCAAGCCTAGACCTTCTGGTCTAACCTCTTACACTAGGTTGGACTCCCCTTCCTAATAAAACTCAAAGACAAGATGCagcttcctgtgcctcagccctccgCCCCTCCCTCCTCTGGTGCCCTCTTCCTGTATCCCTGGCATCCACTCAGATCGCTGGAAGATGAGAAGCGCTTTTTATTAGAAGCATCTGCAGGGTGGGGTTCTGCCCAGATGAAGGATGCTCATAGTAGGAGGGCAATCCAGTGCTCCCCATGGACACCTGGGGTGTGTGTAAGGTGGCCTCTGGCCCAAAGATCAAAAGCTGGAAGTGGCTGGGCCTTTCCCTGGGAGGCCTGGGCTGGTTTCCGGCATGGCAAGTGCAGTGCTGCCAGGCCAGCTCCGAGACAGGCCCAGATACAGAGCACAGACTGCAGGGAACAGGGGCCGCTGGCATAACAGGCCACCCAGGAGCCTGAGGAGTACAGGGAGGGACCCTCAGTGCCTCAGTCCTCACCCTCAGGGCTCCTTGGGGCTCAGGAGCGATAGGTGGGATTCCAGAGGTTCTGAGGTTGGAGGCCCCTGGATTTGAGGGGCTTGAGGCCAGAGGAAAGCCAGGGGCCAAGAGGGCTACCTCCCCAACTTTTCAACTTCCCTGGACTCAGTTCCTGGGGCTGTGGGGGTCTTAGGCACGCCAAAGATCTGTTCCCCAGCCCAGAAGCCCCTTCCTCCTCTGGGGTGGGCCCCAGCTCCATTGGCAGGGGTGAATTCAGCACATCAGGGTCCTGTAATGGAAGACTCGGGCAGCACCGGGCATAGAGTTTTCTGGCCCCGCCTCCTGACCCACAAGACCAGGATGTCAGATTAGGTCAGGGGCACACCTGAGTGCAGTACTGAAGACGCTCCAAGATGCTGGCAAAGCTGGGGCGGAGCTCAGGCTCGTGCTGCCAACACTGGGTCATGATGCGGTACCTGGGGAGAGGCAAGAGTTCATGCCCACCCATGGCTGTGAAGGACCTCCCTTCCCAGGCAGCACTCAACTCACACAGGCCCGGGGCAGCCCCTAGGAGGGTCCATCCGGCCCCCTGCAACCACGAAGTCCAGCACCTCCTGGTTGGTGCGCCCAGGATAGGGCATGTAGCCCAGTGAGAAGATCTCCCAGAGAAGCACCCCAAAAGACCTGCATCACAAGTGGGGGAACCAAGTGAGACGCGTCAGGTGCAGCCTCCCCTCACATGAGGTGGCTGGAAAGGACAGGATGAGCCTCAGGGGAGGGGAacagaggagaaggggaagggtaTTATCACCAGGAATCTGTCTTGGATGTGAAGATGCCCTCCAGGAAGGCCTCTGGGGGCATCCACTTGACTGGGAGCAAGGCCCGGTCCCCCCTGCGGTAATAACTGGCCCTACAGGAGGGAGGAGGTGAATGATGAGTTGTTTACCACCAAGGTGCAGGCAAAACCCCCTTGGAGCAAGAGCCTTCCCACCTCCCCAAGTTCCGCACCGGTAGATATCTCGTGCCATCCCGAAGTCCCCAATCTTGGCCACACGGCTGGGCCCAGTGCAGCTCAGCAGGCAGTTCCGCGCAGCAATATCCCTACAGAGTAGGCAAAAAAATCACTGCCAGAATTCAGAAGTTCTTGCTCTTCCTGATCTATTTCCTTAAAAGCTGTGTGGAAGGGCTGTTCcttggggagggagtggggatgggggtCCCCTGAGCCAGGACTGCTCCTAACCTGTGGATGAAGTGATTTTCCTCCAGGTAGTGGCAGCCCTGGGCTATGTCCTGGGCCAGTTGCAGCAGATCCCGCATGACCAGAGGTGATGGCTGGTCCTGGGTCAGGCAGAGGGACATCAGTCCATGCAGGTCTCAGACACATGGACAGGGTCTTTAGAGGGGCCTGGGGGgctgagacaagggtctcaccAGGTGTGGACGACTGTGCCTCAGGAAACTCTTCATGTCCCCTCCAGACATCAGTTCCAGCAGAATGAGGCGAGGGGCGGCCCTGAGGCTGAGCCCCACACACCGCACAATGTTCTGATGGCTAAACTTGCTGAGTGGGGTGGTGGACATACCCCGTCACCAGCAGGGAGATGGAAACTATGTTCTAGGCTCCACAAAGCTGGAAAGGCCCTCTGTGTCCCCTGACTTGCTACCTCAGCCTCAGGGTGAAGAGAAGCTGCTCCTGAGCCTTCCCTTCCCGCCTTCCAGCCCTGCCCCTGGTCCCGCATGCACCTGATGATGAGTGCCTCCATGAGGAAATCCAGCTCATCCTGAGGAGAGCAGAGTTCTGGCAGGGTCTGGGGAGGAAAAGGGCACAGTTTCTGAGTTGCCCTGGACACAACGGGAGGGGGGTTAACCCTAGCTGTAGTCattgtccttcccttcagggtgttCCACTCTTCTACCCCCAGCCAGAAGTcccaatcctctcaccttgatAGCCACCTGCAGGGGACTGGAGTCCCCAGGAAGGCCAGTTACCAGTCCCTCATACACCTCCCCAAAGGCACCATGGCCCAGGGCTCTGCAGGAAGACAGGTTGGAAGGGAGTGGGCAGGCAGCCTGGAGAAGAGCCCTAGAGAGTCTAGTATCCCCTTTacctcccctgcccctgccatATGCCCAGCTGACCCTATACAGACTCTCTCCATACCATGGCATGTCCCCAAGTAGAAGCCCTGCAAGGGTGATGCTGACTGGCATAGAGCCAGGGCAAAAGAGAGGGCAGGTGCGGGTCAGAGTCAAGGTGAGAGTGCATGATGAGGACTTCCCTGGTGTCCCTGCAGATGCCCTGGGAGGGAGGCGATCCCTGGGCTCCAAGAgtcatattctctctctttttttttttttaagacaaagtctcgctctgtcacccaggctgtagtgcaatggtgcaattttgggtcactacaacatctgcctcccgggttcaagtgattctcctgcctcagcctcccgagtagctgggattacaggcacgtgccaccacgcctggctaatttttgtgtttttagtggagacagggtttcactatgttggccaggctgatctcgaactcatgacctcaggtgatccgcctgccttggcctcccaaagtgctgagattacaggcgtgagatcatatttttttttattgagacagagtctcactctgtcaccctggctggagtgcaatggtgtgatctcggctcaccacggctcaccacaacctccgcctcccgggttaaggcgactctcttgcctcagcctcccacgtagctgggattataggcatgcaccaccccgcccagataattttgtatttttagtagagatggggtttctccatgttggtcaggctggtctcaaacccccgacctcacgtgacctgcccgcctcgacctcccaaagtgctgggattataggcgtgagccaccacgcccagctgcgaGATCATATTCTAAGAACTGGGACGGAGaggtgactttgagcaagttccTGGCCCTTCTGGAGCTTCTCCCGGCCTCCCTCTCCCGTACGCAAGGGATGTGGGCCAGATTGTTTCTGGGATTTGTAATTCACTACAGCAGGGAGAGAATCAGAGGTGGGGATTCAGACTGCACAGGTTCTCAGGAGGAGGCAGAAGACTCACCTGAGCAGAGTAACATTGGCTGGGGAAACCTCGGTGACACCTGGGGGCAGAGGCCAGGACTGGGCCGGGCCAAGCCCCACCTGGCAATAATAGGGATTGGGGGCCGTCCTGATGGCAGAGGTTCGAAGCTTGCTCAGCTCAAGCTCAGGGCTCGGCAGCCTCGTCTCCCGCAGGCCCTGCCACTTCTTCTGCTtcactgggggtggggagaataACGGCACACCCTCCGCCTGCCCATCAGgtctccctcccccacctgcccaggaCACCCCTCCAGGTGCTCCTTCTGGTAAACGTTTTCCCCAGGCCTCCCCAGCTCCCTCCTATCTTAGAGTCCCACAGGAGTCTACCACTGCTCTGCTGCGGTGAGTGGTCGTGAAGCCCACCCCAGCTCATTGGAGAGGAGCAGCCTTGAATCAGCTGTGCCTGCTAGATGCTTCGTACCCAGAATCAGGACCCCACACACCATAAAGAGGCTCAGTGTTGAGGTTGCCACCACAGCCACCATCAGAACCAGAGGGCCTGGGGGGTTGGGCAGGTCtagggagaaagagagacaccTCCAGTGGGAAGGTCTTCTCTGTTCCTCTACCCTCAAGTTTTACCCACGCTTCAAGACTCAGCTCAAGTGTTAATTTTTCCATGAAGCCTTCCCCCATTATCCTGGGCAAAAGCAACCTCTCCCTCTTGAACACCCCTAAGGCACTTTATACCTCCCACAACAATCGTCACTTGAGATATACATTTACATAGCTATATCTAAACAGCCTCCCACACTGGACGACATGCCTCTGAAAGGCACTGTGCACCCATGAATCTCCAGTCCCCTGCCCAGCACCCACCACAGGGCCTGGCACGCAGCAAATCTCTATACCATCTTTCCCAGTGGCCTACTGCTCCTCCCAGTCTGTGACCCCAGGAGTCCAGACCTTGGGCAAAGGTAGGACATACCCATGCAGGTGACGTTATCCACAGCTAGCTCCATGCCTTCTGGGCACAGGCACTCAGCCAACTGGAGCTCTGCCTGCCATTGGCAGTCTTTCAAAGGGCAGTGACTGCAGTTGAGGTGCCTTCGGATTTCTACCTCTCCGTGGTTCTCGGTGACTGTGAGTAAAAGAACTGATATGGTATGgtgtggtggggctggggctgggatatattaaatacatgcctttggctgggtatggtggcacacgcctacaatcactgcactttgggaggccgaggtgggcgaatcaccagaggtcaggagttcaagaccagcctggccaaccccgcctctgctaaaaatacaaaaattagccgggtgtggtggcgcatgcctgcaatcccagctactccagagattgaggctgcagaatcacttgaacctgggaggcggaggttgcagtgacccaagctcgcaccactgcacttcagcctgggtgatagagtaagactctgtctcaaaaataaaaataaataaataaataaataaatacat
This region includes:
- the ITPKA gene encoding inositol-trisphosphate 3-kinase A; its protein translation is MTLPGGPTGMARPGGARPCSPGLERAPRRSVGELRLLFEARCAAVAAAAAAGEPRARGAKRRGGQVPNGLPRAPPARVIPQLTVTAEEPDVPPTSPGPPERERDCLPAAGSSHLQQPRRLSTSSVSSTGSSSLLEDSEDDLLSDSESRSRGNVQLEAGEDVGQKSHWQKIRTMVNLPVISPFKKRYAWVQLAGHTGSFKAAGTSGLILKRCSEPERYCLARLMADALRGCVPAFHGVVEHDGESYLQLQDLLDGFDGPCVLDCKMGVRTYLEEELTKARERPKLRKDMYKKMLAVDPEAPTEEEHAQRAVTKPRYMQWREGISSSTTLGFRIEGIKKADGSCSTDFKTTRSREQVLRVFEEFVQGDEEVLRRYLNRLQQIRDTLEVSEFFRRHEVIGSSLLFVHDHCHRAGVWLIDFGKTTPLPDGQILDHRRPWEEGNREDGYLLGLDNLIGILASLAER
- the LTK gene encoding leukocyte tyrosine kinase receptor isoform X6, with product MGRWGRLLVWFRAVGAILCSSPGSQEPFQPSSPLPLASPGPQDPKVSAPPSILEPASQLNSLGTEGSWLFSTCGASGRHGPTQTQCDGAYAGTSVVVTVGAAGQLRGVQLWRVPGPGQYLISAYGAAGGKGAKNHLSRAHGVFVSAIFSLGLGESLYILVGQQGEDACPGGSPESQLVCLGESRAVEEHAAMDGSEEVPGSRRWAGGGGGGGGATYVFRVRAGELEPLLVAAGGGGRAYLRPRDRGRTQAAPEKLENRSEAPGSGGTGGAAGGDASETDNLWADGEDGVSFIHPSSELYLQPLAVTENHGEVEIRRHLNCSHCPLKDCQWQAELQLAECLCPEGMELAVDNVTCMDLPNPPGPLVLMVAVVATSTLSLFMVCGVLILGGAWPGPVLASAPRCHRGFPSQCYSAQTLPELCSPQDELDFLMEALIISKFSHQNIVRCVGLSLRAAPRLILLELMSGGDMKSFLRHSRPHLDQPSPLVMRDLLQLAQDIAQGCHYLEENHFIHRDIAARNCLLSCTGPSRVAKIGDFGMARDIYRASYYRRGDRALLPVKWMPPEAFLEGIFTSKTDSWSFGVLLWEIFSLGYMPYPGRTNQEVLDFVVAGGRMDPPRGCPGPVYRIMTQCWQHEPELRPSFASILERLQYCTQDPDVLNSPLPMELGPTPEEEGASGLGNRSLACLRPPQPQELSPGKLKSWGGSPLGPWLSSGLKPLKSRGLQPQNLWNPTYRS
- the LTK gene encoding leukocyte tyrosine kinase receptor isoform X3; translation: MGRWGRLLVWFRAVGAILCSSPGSQEPFQPSSPLPLASPGPQDPKVSAPPSILEPASQLNSLGTEGSWLFSTCGASGRHGPTQTQCDGAYAGTSVVVTVGAAGQLRGVQLWRVPGPGQYLISAYGAAGGKGAKNHLSRAHGVFVSAIFSLGLGESLYILVGQQGEDACPGGSPESQLVCLGESRAVEEHAAMDGSEEVPGSRRWAGGGGGGGGATYVFRVRAGELEPLLVAAGGGGRAYLRPRDRGRTQAAPEKLENRSEAPGSGGTGGAAGGGGGWTSRAPSPQAGRSLQEGAEGGQGCSEAWATLGWAAAGGFGGGGGACTAGGGGGGYRGGDASETDNLWADGEDGVSFIHPSSELYLQPLAVTENHGEVEIRRHLNCSHCPLKDCQWQAELQLAECLCPEGMELAVDNVTCMVKQKKWQGLRETRLPSPELELSKLRTSAIRTAPNPYYCQVGLGPAQSWPLPPGVTEVSPANVTLLRALGHGAFGEVYEGLVTGLPGDSSPLQVAIKTLPELCSPQDELDFLMEALIISKFSHQNIVRCVGLSLRAAPRLILLELMSGGDMKSFLRHSRPHLDQPSPLVMRDLLQLAQDIAQGCHYLEENHFIHRDIAARNCLLSCTGPSRVAKIGDFGMARDIYRASYYRRGDRALLPVKWMPPEAFLEGIFTSKTDSWSFGVLLWEIFSLGYMPYPGRTNQEVLDFVVAGGRMDPPRGCPGPVYRIMTQCWQHEPELRPSFASILERLQYCTQDPDVLNSPLPMELGPTPEEEGASGLGNRSLACLRPPQPQELSPGKLKSWGGSPLGPWLSSGLKPLKSRGLQPQNLWNPTYRS
- the LTK gene encoding leukocyte tyrosine kinase receptor isoform X4, translating into MGRWGRLLVWFRAVGAILCSSPGSQEPFQPSSPLPLASPGPQDPKVSAPPSILEPASQLNSLGTEGSWLFSTCGASGRHGPTQTQCDGAYAGTSVVVTVGAAGQLRGVQLWRVPGPGQYLISAYGAAGGKGAKNHLSRAHGVFVSAIFSLGLGESLYILVGQQGEDACPGGSPESQLVCLGESRAVEEHAAMDGSEEVPGSRRWAGGGGGGGGATYVFRVRAGELEPLLVAAGGGGRAYLRPRDRGRTQAAPEKLENRSEAPGSGGTGGAAGGGGGWTSRAPSPQAGRSLQEGAEGGQGCSEAWATLGWAAAGGFGGGGGACTAGGGGGGYRVTENHGEVEIRRHLNCSHCPLKDCQWQAELQLAECLCPEGMELAVDNVTCMDLPNPPGPLVLMVAVVATSTLSLFMVCGVLILVKQKKWQGLRETRLPSPELELSKLRTSAIRTAPNPYYCQVGLGPAQSWPLPPGVTEVSPANVTLLRALGHGAFGEVYEGLVTGLPGDSSPLQVAIKTLPELCSPQDELDFLMEALIISKFSHQNIVRCVGLSLRAAPRLILLELMSGGDMKSFLRHSRPHLDQPSPLVMRDLLQLAQDIAQGCHYLEENHFIHRDIAARNCLLSCTGPSRVAKIGDFGMARDIYRASYYRRGDRALLPVKWMPPEAFLEGIFTSKTDSWSFGVLLWEIFSLGYMPYPGRTNQEVLDFVVAGGRMDPPRGCPGPVYRIMTQCWQHEPELRPSFASILERLQYCTQDPDVLNSPLPMELGPTPEEEGASGLGNRSLACLRPPQPQELSPGKLKSWGGSPLGPWLSSGLKPLKSRGLQPQNLWNPTYRS
- the LTK gene encoding leukocyte tyrosine kinase receptor isoform X1, whose product is MGRWGRLLVWFRAVGAILCSSPGSQEPFQPSSPLPLASPGPQDPKVSAPPSILEPASQLNSLGTEGSWLFSTCGASGRHGPTQTQCDGAYAGTSVVVTVGAAGQLRGVQLWRVPGPGQYLISAYGAAGGKGAKNHLSRAHGVFVSAIFSLGLGESLYILVGQQGEDACPGGSPESQLVCLGESRAVEEHAAMDGSEEVPGSRRWAGGGGGGGGATYVFRVRAGELEPLLVAAGGGGRAYLRPRDRGRTQAAPEKLENRSEAPGSGGTGGAAGGGGGWTSRAPSPQAGRSLQEGAEGGQGCSEAWATLGWAAAGGFGGGGGACTAGGGGGGYRGGDASETDNLWADGEDGVSFIHPSSELYLQPLAVTENHGEVEIRRHLNCSHCPLKDCQWQAELQLAECLCPEGMELAVDNVTCMDLPNPPGPLVLMVAVVATSTLSLFMVCGVLILVKQKKWQGLRETRLPSPELELSKLRTSAIRTAPNPYYCQVGLGPAQSWPLPPGVTEVSPANVTLLRALGHGAFGEVYEGLVTGLPGDSSPLQVAIKTLPELCSPQDELDFLMEALIISKFSHQNIVRCVGLSLRAAPRLILLELMSGGDMKSFLRHSRPHLDQPSPLVMRDLLQLAQDIAQGCHYLEENHFIHRDIAARNCLLSCTGPSRVAKIGDFGMARDIYRASYYRRGDRALLPVKWMPPEAFLEGIFTSKTDSWSFGVLLWEIFSLGYMPYPGRTNQEVLDFVVAGGRMDPPRGCPGPVYRIMTQCWQHEPELRPSFASILERLQYCTQDPDVLNSPLPMELGPTPEEEGASGLGNRSLACLRPPQPQELSPGKLKSWGGSPLGPWLSSGLKPLKSRGLQPQNLWNPTYRS
- the LTK gene encoding leukocyte tyrosine kinase receptor isoform X2; protein product: MGRWGRLLVWFRAVGAILCSSPGSQEPFQPSSPLPLASPGPQDPKVSAPPSILEPASQLNSLGTEGSWLFSTCGASGRHGPTQTQCDGAYAGTSVVVTVGAAGQLRGVQLWRVPGPGQYLISAYGAAGGKGAKNHLSRAHGVFVSAIFSLGLGESLYILVGQQGEDACPGGSPESQLVCLGESRAVEEHAAMDGSEEVRAGELEPLLVAAGGGGRAYLRPRDRGRTQAAPEKLENRSEAPGSGGTGGAAGGGGGWTSRAPSPQAGRSLQEGAEGGQGCSEAWATLGWAAAGGFGGGGGACTAGGGGGGYRGGDASETDNLWADGEDGVSFIHPSSELYLQPLAVTENHGEVEIRRHLNCSHCPLKDCQWQAELQLAECLCPEGMELAVDNVTCMDLPNPPGPLVLMVAVVATSTLSLFMVCGVLILVKQKKWQGLRETRLPSPELELSKLRTSAIRTAPNPYYCQVGLGPAQSWPLPPGVTEVSPANVTLLRALGHGAFGEVYEGLVTGLPGDSSPLQVAIKTLPELCSPQDELDFLMEALIISKFSHQNIVRCVGLSLRAAPRLILLELMSGGDMKSFLRHSRPHLDQPSPLVMRDLLQLAQDIAQGCHYLEENHFIHRDIAARNCLLSCTGPSRVAKIGDFGMARDIYRASYYRRGDRALLPVKWMPPEAFLEGIFTSKTDSWSFGVLLWEIFSLGYMPYPGRTNQEVLDFVVAGGRMDPPRGCPGPVYRIMTQCWQHEPELRPSFASILERLQYCTQDPDVLNSPLPMELGPTPEEEGASGLGNRSLACLRPPQPQELSPGKLKSWGGSPLGPWLSSGLKPLKSRGLQPQNLWNPTYRS
- the LTK gene encoding leukocyte tyrosine kinase receptor isoform X5, which encodes MGRWGRLLVWFRAVGAILCSSPGSQEPFQPSSPLPLASPGPQDPKVSAPPSILEPASQLNSLGTEGSWLFSTCGASGRHGPTQTQCDGAYAGTSVVVTVGAAGQLRGVQLWRVPGPGQYLISAYGAAGGKGAKNHLSRAHGVFVSAIFSLGLGESLYILVGQQGEDACPGGSPESQLVCLGESRAVEEHAAMDGSEEVPGSRRWAGGGGGGGGATYVFRVRAGELEPLLVAAGGGGRAYLRPRDRGRTQAAPEKLENRSEAPGSGGTGGAAGGDASETDNLWADGEDGVSFIHPSSELYLQPLAVTENHGEVEIRRHLNCSHCPLKDCQWQAELQLAECLCPEGMELAVDNVTCMDLPNPPGPLVLMVAVVATSTLSLFMVCGVLILVKQKKWQGLRETRLPSPELELSKLRTSAIRTAPNPYYCQVGLGPAQSWPLPPGVTEVSPANVTLLRALGHGAFGEVYEGLVTGLPGDSSPLQVAIKTLPELCSPQDELDFLMEALIISKFSHQNIVRCVGLSLRAAPRLILLELMSGGDMKSFLRHSRPHLDQPSPLVMRDLLQLAQDIAQGCHYLEENHFIHRDIAARNCLLSCTGPSRVAKIGDFGMARDIYRASYYRRGDRALLPVKWMPPEAFLEGIFTSKTDSWSFGVLLWEIFSLGYMPYPGRTNQEVLDFVVAGGRMDPPRGCPGPVYRIMTQCWQHEPELRPSFASILERLQYCTQDPDVLNSPLPMELGPTPEEEGASGLGNRSLACLRPPQPQELSPGKLKSWGGSPLGPWLSSGLKPLKSRGLQPQNLWNPTYRS